One genomic segment of Erysipelotrichaceae bacterium 66202529 includes these proteins:
- a CDS encoding methylated-DNA--[protein]-cysteine S-methyltransferase yields the protein MLYKTTVASPLGNITLASDGIALTGLWFEGQKYYMGTWKEPAVENNDLAIFHQTKQWLCAYFAGKQPDMGELYLKPAGTVFQKRVWEELLRIPYGETRSYGDLAASLQINSAQAVGSGVAHNPISIIIPCHRVIAKNGSLTGYAGGIEKKKYLLQLEQVDMSGMFSPDKKTVL from the coding sequence ATGCTTTATAAAACAACGGTTGCTTCACCTTTAGGAAATATAACGCTGGCAAGCGATGGCATAGCGTTGACAGGGCTGTGGTTTGAAGGTCAGAAATATTATATGGGAACATGGAAAGAGCCTGCTGTAGAAAACAATGACTTGGCGATTTTTCATCAGACAAAACAATGGCTGTGCGCATATTTTGCCGGGAAGCAACCCGACATGGGAGAACTGTACCTTAAGCCAGCCGGAACTGTATTTCAAAAAAGAGTCTGGGAGGAGCTGTTGCGGATTCCTTATGGAGAAACTAGAAGCTATGGTGATTTGGCTGCCAGTTTGCAGATAAACAGCGCCCAGGCAGTTGGCAGTGGAGTAGCACATAATCCAATATCCATTATAATCCCCTGTCATAGAGTAATCGCAAAAAATGGTTCTTTGACGGGCTATGCCGGGGGAATTGAAAAGAAAAAATATTTACTGCAGCTAGAACAGGTGGATATGTCAGGTATGTTTTCACCGGATAAGAAAACCGTTTTATAG
- a CDS encoding transporter, with protein sequence MSLYFKICCSLSVGIAVGVLAGGLKRALRKKQYTQRQIDKSKRVIHKAAAILKYITFCVLLLGLLWCSYFLVLGILEPEMAEYANNMSELIVAVLSVISIMFAFVEFLRRKEA encoded by the coding sequence ATGAGCCTGTATTTTAAAATCTGCTGCAGTCTTTCTGTGGGCATCGCTGTTGGAGTTTTAGCCGGTGGACTGAAACGGGCTTTACGTAAAAAGCAGTACACACAAAGACAGATTGATAAAAGTAAGAGAGTGATACACAAAGCTGCAGCCATCCTGAAATACATCACTTTTTGCGTTCTTTTGCTTGGCTTGCTTTGGTGCAGCTACTTCCTTGTGCTGGGAATATTGGAACCGGAAATGGCAGAGTATGCGAATAATATGTCAGAGCTGATCGTTGCAGTATTGAGCGTCATATCCATTATGTTTGCCTTTGTGGAATTTCTAAGGAGAAAGGAAGCTTAA
- a CDS encoding NUDIX domain-containing protein, giving the protein MENMIRVGVGVLIVQDGKILLGHRVRSGADTGGIYEPDSWCLPGGKQEYGETLFEAAVRETKEETNLDISDLRIFSAADDIQPGKHFVTIQVIARACSGMLRVMEPKKQDEWKWFAKEELPTHIYSPSKKFIAAYVKERGSELS; this is encoded by the coding sequence ATGGAGAACATGATTCGTGTGGGAGTCGGTGTGTTGATTGTGCAGGATGGCAAAATTTTGTTGGGGCACCGGGTACGCAGTGGCGCGGATACCGGTGGTATTTATGAACCGGATTCCTGGTGTCTTCCCGGCGGTAAGCAGGAATACGGGGAAACGCTGTTTGAAGCTGCTGTGAGAGAAACGAAGGAAGAAACGAATCTTGATATTTCAGATTTAAGGATATTCAGTGCGGCGGATGATATTCAGCCTGGAAAGCATTTTGTCACAATACAGGTAATAGCCAGAGCCTGCAGCGGTATGCTGCGCGTCATGGAACCAAAGAAGCAGGATGAATGGAAATGGTTTGCTAAGGAGGAGCTGCCGACGCATATATACTCCCCCTCAAAAAAATTTATAGCTGCCTATGTAAAAGAACGGGGCAGTGAGCTTTCATAG
- a CDS encoding DUF2700 domain-containing protein, whose product MELIRAVLPVAVTGIVAVIMILILKHRRTAGKQYAKTYMAEGLSLGICLGAALGSALGSAYLAYAIACCMLLGFIIGMRIEK is encoded by the coding sequence ATGGAGCTTATAAGAGCTGTCTTACCTGTTGCCGTAACAGGAATTGTGGCGGTCATCATGATTCTGATACTGAAGCACAGAAGAACAGCAGGGAAGCAATATGCGAAAACGTATATGGCAGAGGGACTCAGCCTTGGGATATGTCTGGGTGCAGCACTTGGGTCTGCCCTAGGCTCGGCTTACCTTGCTTATGCGATAGCGTGCTGTATGCTGCTGGGATTCATTATTGGGATGCGGATTGAGAAATAA
- a CDS encoding Cof-type HAD-IIB family hydrolase — MNNIKIAFFDIDGTLIAMDRDTMSELMEDTLLQLQKNGIILCIATGRPPRSVPQFPRVKFDAYLTFNASYCFTADTVIFKNPIPTEDVHKIISNAKAIQRPVVLANVERNGANGRDRDIVDYFEISNQTVDVVDDFERLADEEIYQIMLGGTKKEYASILQGVTGAEITAWWPRAMDIIPYNGGKGLGVRKILEYYHLSKDEAIAFGDGTNDIEMLQAVGCGVAMGNASDDVKAVATDICPRVDEEGITQYCRKHHLV, encoded by the coding sequence ATGAACAACATAAAAATAGCGTTTTTTGATATTGATGGTACACTGATTGCTATGGATAGGGACACAATGAGTGAACTGATGGAGGATACACTTTTACAGCTACAGAAAAACGGAATTATCCTCTGTATTGCGACCGGACGACCGCCTCGCAGCGTGCCGCAGTTTCCAAGAGTGAAATTTGACGCTTATCTGACCTTTAATGCATCCTACTGTTTTACTGCGGATACCGTCATATTCAAAAATCCGATACCTACAGAGGATGTACACAAAATCATAAGCAATGCAAAAGCAATACAACGCCCGGTAGTACTGGCGAATGTTGAAAGAAACGGGGCAAATGGCAGAGACCGTGATATTGTAGACTATTTTGAAATATCCAATCAGACAGTCGATGTTGTGGATGATTTTGAAAGGCTCGCCGATGAGGAAATCTATCAGATTATGCTGGGTGGAACCAAAAAGGAATATGCTTCAATTTTACAGGGAGTTACAGGAGCTGAAATAACTGCATGGTGGCCCCGTGCAATGGATATCATACCCTACAACGGAGGAAAAGGTCTGGGCGTCAGAAAAATTCTGGAATATTACCATCTGTCTAAGGATGAGGCGATTGCGTTCGGTGATGGAACGAATGATATCGAAATGCTGCAGGCTGTGGGGTGTGGTGTTGCCATGGGAAATGCAAGTGATGATGTGAAAGCGGTAGCTACAGACATCTGCCCGCGTGTGGATGAGGAAGGAATTACGCAGTACTGCAGGAAGCACCATCTGGTGTAA
- a CDS encoding sensor histidine kinase, which yields MLLPWILCGILVLLISMLFLKLLLLRKDLKEICIGLTEYTCSSSNTLLTVASNDKQIRKLAAVLNKQLDQLRKQRRQYIHGENKLKESVTSISHDLRTPLTAVCGYLDLLEQEEISDTAKRYIQIIQNRVELLNQLTEELFEYTVTLLSKDDTDTGEVVVNELIEESIAGFYAVLKEQHIEPVIKLPQKKIKRVLSASKLSRVMINLLHNAVKYSDGDLQIMLSEQGEIIFANTAAELDSIQVAKLFDRFYTVHNAENTTGLGLEISRTLIYEMGGRMYAEYKENKLYVHILLPQVKAEHHS from the coding sequence ATGCTGTTACCATGGATATTATGCGGGATATTGGTGCTGCTTATCAGTATGCTGTTCTTAAAGCTGTTGTTGTTGAGAAAGGATTTAAAGGAAATCTGTATAGGACTTACAGAGTATACGTGCAGTTCATCCAATACCTTGCTTACTGTTGCATCAAATGATAAGCAGATCAGAAAACTTGCGGCGGTTTTGAACAAGCAGCTTGATCAGCTTCGCAAGCAGCGCCGACAGTATATTCATGGAGAGAACAAGCTGAAGGAATCTGTAACGAGTATATCGCATGATCTGAGAACGCCTCTTACAGCAGTCTGCGGTTATCTCGATTTGCTGGAACAGGAAGAAATATCAGATACTGCAAAACGTTACATCCAAATTATCCAAAACAGAGTCGAGCTGCTAAATCAGCTTACAGAGGAATTGTTTGAGTATACGGTAACCCTACTGTCAAAAGATGATACAGATACAGGGGAGGTTGTAGTAAATGAGCTTATAGAGGAAAGTATAGCGGGCTTTTATGCGGTCTTAAAAGAGCAGCATATCGAGCCGGTCATTAAGCTTCCACAAAAGAAGATAAAGCGCGTACTATCGGCCTCCAAGCTTTCCCGCGTGATGATAAATCTTTTACATAATGCCGTTAAATACAGTGATGGTGATTTGCAGATCATGTTATCAGAGCAAGGCGAAATCATATTCGCCAATACTGCGGCAGAGCTGGATTCTATTCAAGTAGCGAAGCTGTTTGACCGTTTCTATACCGTTCATAATGCAGAAAATACGACAGGGCTTGGCTTGGAAATATCACGTACCCTTATATATGAAATGGGAGGGAGGATGTATGCAGAATATAAGGAGAATAAATTATATGTCCATATTCTGCTTCCTCAAGTGAAGGCTGAACATCACTCATAG
- a CDS encoding ABC transporter permease: protein MRRLLYANCSRLYGSKAFRVTLILMLCLEGILSLLLLSQDSTRIDLALFVSIQGIGSIISVSLSLFYGTEYSDGTIRNKLIVGHKRTDIYLAGFLSGGMGITMLYMLWILVGMIFAVIMQIPVMSTFKCVVSGCIGWLACISYCAIYNMIGMLSSSKAKTAIICILSAFCLMFGGLLCYSLARQGLLSEPMRMLFEVLFDINPYGQIFQFMTVELSVLWRLGIYAILVIVCVNTCGIAVFHKKDIK, encoded by the coding sequence ATGCGTAGACTTCTATATGCCAATTGCAGCCGCTTATATGGTAGCAAAGCATTTCGTGTAACTTTGATATTGATGCTATGTTTGGAAGGTATCCTTAGTCTTTTACTACTGAGTCAGGATTCCACACGTATAGATCTCGCCTTATTTGTTTCCATACAGGGGATTGGCAGTATTATCTCTGTTAGTCTCAGCCTCTTTTATGGAACAGAGTATAGTGATGGAACCATACGCAATAAGCTGATTGTCGGACACAAAAGAACTGATATATATCTGGCAGGCTTTCTTAGCGGTGGTATGGGAATAACCATGCTTTATATGCTTTGGATTCTGGTCGGTATGATCTTCGCTGTTATCATGCAGATACCGGTAATGAGTACATTCAAGTGTGTTGTGAGTGGATGCATAGGGTGGCTTGCCTGCATTTCCTATTGTGCCATTTATAATATGATAGGCATGCTTTCTTCCAGTAAGGCAAAAACGGCTATTATTTGTATACTGAGCGCTTTTTGCTTGATGTTTGGCGGATTACTATGCTATTCTCTGGCCCGTCAGGGCTTATTATCCGAACCGATGAGGATGCTGTTTGAAGTGCTTTTTGATATCAATCCATATGGACAGATTTTTCAATTTATGACAGTAGAGCTGTCTGTATTATGGCGGCTAGGAATATATGCAATTCTTGTGATTGTTTGTGTGAATACATGTGGAATAGCTGTATTTCATAAAAAGGATATCAAGTAA
- a CDS encoding ATP-binding cassette domain-containing protein: protein MEYVLKTNMLCKQYGQFHALRGVTMQIPKGAVYGFVGKNGAGKTTLLRLICGLQHPTSGDYMLYGKKNTEKDFARTRRKIGAVIESPAIYLDMSAEENLKQQYRILGCPSFDGLQDLLTLVGLGNTGKKKSRDFSLGMRQRLGIAIALAQDPDFLILDEPVNGLDPQGIIEIRELIGKLNREHQITVLISSHILDELSKLATHYGFIDNGSIIKEMSAQELHAACRKCVHIKVTNIKPLTHILDSMRMEYKIISETEADIFAEINVTRLALALNKEGAEIISMSERDENLESYYMSLVKGDCYA from the coding sequence ATGGAATATGTACTTAAAACAAATATGCTGTGTAAGCAGTATGGTCAGTTTCATGCATTGCGTGGAGTCACAATGCAAATCCCAAAAGGTGCTGTATATGGCTTTGTTGGAAAAAATGGCGCCGGGAAAACAACACTGCTTCGCTTGATTTGCGGTCTACAGCATCCGACATCCGGTGATTATATGCTGTATGGCAAAAAAAATACAGAAAAGGACTTTGCGCGAACAAGGAGAAAAATCGGAGCAGTCATAGAATCACCAGCTATTTATCTGGACATGAGTGCTGAAGAAAACCTAAAACAGCAATATCGAATCCTAGGATGTCCTTCCTTTGACGGTCTGCAGGATCTTTTGACACTGGTGGGACTAGGCAATACAGGAAAAAAGAAAAGCAGAGATTTCTCTCTTGGGATGCGGCAGAGGCTTGGAATTGCCATTGCCCTTGCACAGGATCCGGATTTTCTAATATTGGACGAGCCTGTGAACGGATTAGATCCACAGGGAATCATTGAAATACGGGAATTGATAGGAAAGCTAAATCGGGAGCATCAGATTACCGTTTTGATATCCAGCCATATTCTTGATGAGCTTTCGAAACTGGCAACACACTATGGCTTTATTGACAATGGCAGTATCATAAAAGAAATGAGTGCACAGGAGCTGCATGCAGCCTGCCGAAAATGTGTTCATATAAAAGTAACAAATATCAAGCCGCTTACCCACATACTGGATTCCATGCGAATGGAATATAAAATCATATCAGAAACTGAGGCTGATATATTTGCGGAAATCAATGTGACGAGGCTTGCGTTGGCCCTGAATAAGGAGGGGGCTGAAATAATTTCAATGAGCGAGCGGGATGAGAATCTGGAAAGCTATTATATGAGCCTGGTAAAAGGTGACTGCTATGCGTAG
- a CDS encoding response regulator, with translation MILKAILIVDDDIHIGNLLEELLNREGYLVFRAYSGTEAVLFLKDTTPDLILLDLMLPGLSGEELLPYSKGIPVIIVSAKIDVDDKVSLLLNGAADYITKPFQTKELLARVAVQLRKTDIPIASSLLVFDEITLNTDTYTTTVQGIDVKLTKTEYAILKLLLQHPAQVITKSVLLEGISADTLDCSESSLKMHISNLRRKLREVNDQDYIEAVWGIGFKLKKS, from the coding sequence ATTATATTGAAAGCAATCTTGATTGTAGATGATGATATACATATCGGAAATCTGTTAGAGGAGCTTCTGAATCGTGAGGGTTATCTTGTATTTCGTGCCTACTCCGGTACGGAAGCAGTGCTTTTTCTAAAGGATACAACACCGGATCTAATCCTGCTTGATCTAATGCTTCCTGGTCTTAGCGGAGAAGAACTACTGCCATACAGCAAAGGCATTCCGGTTATTATTGTCAGTGCAAAAATCGATGTAGACGATAAGGTATCTCTTTTACTTAATGGAGCTGCTGACTATATCACGAAACCGTTTCAAACCAAGGAGCTTTTAGCACGAGTGGCTGTACAGCTGCGTAAAACAGACATACCGATAGCTTCCTCTTTGCTGGTATTTGATGAGATAACACTCAATACGGATACCTATACAACCACTGTACAGGGAATAGATGTGAAATTAACCAAAACCGAATATGCAATATTAAAGCTGCTGCTTCAGCACCCAGCACAGGTGATTACAAAATCGGTTTTGCTTGAGGGCATCAGTGCAGATACCCTGGATTGCAGTGAAAGCTCATTGAAGATGCATATTAGTAATCTTCGCAGAAAATTACGGGAAGTGAATGATCAGGACTATATTGAAGCCGTATGGGGCATTGGCTTTAAACTGAAAAAGTCGTAA
- a CDS encoding helix-turn-helix domain-containing protein: protein MDLGKNILKSRKKLQLSQEQLGQLVGVTRQTISNWELNETVPDARQLLALSRALQIGIDALVDNDMQMMLSQNEHGGEADKKRDSSKRILSVLTVMILLLILAFISAS, encoded by the coding sequence ATGGACTTAGGAAAAAATATTTTGAAATCACGAAAAAAGCTTCAGCTTTCACAGGAACAGCTGGGTCAGCTGGTCGGAGTTACACGACAGACGATATCAAACTGGGAATTGAATGAGACCGTACCCGACGCACGGCAGCTGCTAGCTCTGTCCAGAGCCTTGCAGATTGGTATTGACGCACTTGTTGATAATGATATGCAAATGATGTTATCACAAAATGAACATGGCGGAGAAGCAGATAAAAAACGTGATTCTTCCAAAAGAATCCTATCTGTCCTCACAGTGATGATACTTCTGTTGATACTCGCATTCATCTCTGCCAGTTGA
- a CDS encoding GNAT family N-acetyltransferase, translating into MSSSYRNNNDIRKALLNESTVQIVRRITRETIQAIYPHYYPNGAVDFFLSHHKDANIRLDIKSGSVYLLFDDEERAIGTVTIKANEICRLFVLPQHQKKGHGRSLMEFAEHAIFSQYDRCTLDASLPAKAIYRKRGYQETEFHVIQTSSGDFLCYDVMQKKMQNE; encoded by the coding sequence ATGAGTAGTTCATACAGAAATAACAACGATATAAGAAAAGCGCTGTTGAATGAAAGCACTGTACAGATAGTGAGAAGGATAACAAGAGAAACGATACAGGCAATTTATCCGCATTATTATCCGAATGGAGCTGTTGATTTTTTCCTATCACATCATAAGGACGCAAATATTCGCCTTGACATCAAATCCGGCAGTGTCTATCTTCTATTCGATGATGAGGAAAGAGCAATTGGTACTGTTACAATCAAGGCAAATGAAATCTGTAGACTCTTTGTTTTGCCACAGCATCAGAAAAAGGGGCATGGACGCAGTCTTATGGAATTTGCAGAGCATGCGATTTTTTCACAGTATGATCGTTGCACACTGGATGCATCCCTTCCTGCAAAGGCAATCTATCGTAAACGTGGTTATCAGGAAACTGAGTTTCATGTGATCCAGACCAGCTCCGGAGATTTTCTTTGCTATGATGTAATGCAGAAGAAAATGCAGAATGAATAA
- a CDS encoding pyridoxamine 5'-phosphate oxidase, whose protein sequence is MRDSEATIGKLIDKQSVAFISSVDQDGFPNTKAMLPPRKRVGIHTFYFTTNTSSMRVAQYRKNSKACIYFCDKRYFRGVMLLGTAEVLEDQESKDMIWKEGDTMYYPKGVTDPDYCVLKFTVTKGRYYSNFHSETFEIPCAEKE, encoded by the coding sequence ATGCGAGACAGTGAAGCAACGATTGGAAAGCTGATTGATAAACAGAGCGTTGCATTTATCAGCTCCGTAGATCAGGATGGTTTTCCAAACACCAAAGCAATGCTTCCACCGCGAAAAAGAGTGGGAATACATACATTTTACTTTACCACGAATACATCTTCCATGCGAGTGGCACAGTACCGTAAGAATTCCAAGGCTTGCATTTATTTTTGTGATAAACGCTATTTCCGCGGAGTGATGCTGCTTGGAACAGCAGAGGTCCTTGAGGATCAGGAAAGTAAGGATATGATATGGAAAGAGGGCGATACCATGTATTATCCTAAGGGTGTGACAGATCCGGATTATTGTGTGTTGAAATTTACAGTAACGAAGGGGAGGTATTATTCTAATTTTCATTCAGAGACATTTGAAATTCCCTGCGCAGAAAAAGAATGA
- a CDS encoding transcriptional regulator: MKLRKQYTCPLELTHDITKGKWKPIILWQLGKKKQSLSELKKEIINITQKMLIEQLKELIEYGMVDKQTYDGYPLHVEYSLTKRGEQMLMAIEIMQAIGMEMMLEDGREEFLKDKGLL; encoded by the coding sequence GTGAAACTACGTAAACAATACACATGTCCATTAGAGTTAACACATGATATTACTAAGGGAAAATGGAAGCCAATCATATTGTGGCAGCTTGGCAAGAAAAAGCAATCTCTGTCTGAATTGAAAAAAGAGATTATAAATATTACACAGAAAATGCTGATTGAACAACTAAAGGAATTGATCGAGTATGGAATGGTAGACAAGCAAACATATGACGGTTATCCCCTGCATGTTGAATATTCGCTTACCAAACGTGGAGAACAAATGCTGATGGCAATTGAAATCATGCAGGCTATCGGCATGGAAATGATGCTTGAGGATGGCCGTGAGGAATTTCTAAAGGACAAAGGACTTTTATGA
- a CDS encoding GNAT family N-acetyltransferase, whose product MNIIEIEERTATLIQQLLEIWEASVKATHHFLSVDEIAMIKEYVPMAIQEIPHLIVAVNEQQIPIAFMGVAGHTLEMLFVFAKERGQGYGKALLEYGMKTYAVDKLTVNEQNPSAKGFYEHMGFTVYKRSDMDEQGNPYPLLYMKLDA is encoded by the coding sequence ATGAATATTATTGAAATTGAAGAAAGAACTGCGACTCTTATACAACAGCTCCTTGAAATATGGGAAGCTTCCGTTAAGGCAACACATCATTTCCTTTCTGTAGATGAAATCGCGATGATTAAAGAATATGTCCCAATGGCAATACAGGAGATTCCGCATTTAATAGTTGCGGTTAATGAACAGCAGATACCGATTGCCTTCATGGGCGTTGCAGGTCATACGCTGGAGATGCTGTTTGTCTTTGCAAAGGAACGAGGACAGGGGTATGGGAAAGCCCTGCTGGAGTATGGAATGAAAACATATGCAGTTGACAAATTAACGGTAAATGAACAGAATCCTTCAGCAAAAGGCTTCTATGAGCATATGGGCTTCACCGTATACAAGCGAAGTGATATGGATGAACAGGGCAATCCCTATCCTTTACTGTACATGAAGCTGGATGCATAA